A genomic window from Mauremys mutica isolate MM-2020 ecotype Southern unplaced genomic scaffold, ASM2049712v1 000298F_np12_obj, whole genome shotgun sequence includes:
- the LOC123357058 gene encoding wiskott-Aldrich syndrome protein-like, with product MSRGSRSGARGQQENIPSHLLLDHENQQVFELLGRKCTTLATSVAQLYQALPPNSQVWGKQGCGVLCLVKDNPRRSYFIRLFDLKERRLTWELELSSQLVYSAVTPYFHTFPGDECQAGLNFADEAEARDFYALVEEKVQKRQQRMEKRQLPPPPPPVNEERRASTLPRSPMPGGDMNGPSKQPNSPSGSLNLVTMDIQNPDITSSRYRGLPVPTAAEKKKGKKKISKADIGAPSGFKHVTHVGWDPNTGFDMNNLDPDLKTLFSQAGISEAQLTDAETSKLIYDFIEGQGGLEAVKEELRRQGPAPPPPPMTRSGPLPPPPPSSARGRSGPLPPIPGGPPPPSSMPNRGPLPSQPPRGHQPPPRGPLPSASRSGPPPPPPAAGAAPPPPPPPPPPPPPVSSGPCPPPPLPSGGGSSPGGQPAPPPKGRGALLDQIRQGIQLNKTPEMLDSPPPPQSSEGLVGALMHVMQKRSKVIHSSDEGEDNGGDEEDDDEWDD from the exons ATGAGCCGGGGGTCCAGGTCAGGGGCACGAGGGCAGCAGGAGAACATCCCCTCCCATCTCCTCCTGGATCATGAAAACCAGCAGGTGTTTGAGCTCCTGGGCCGGAAATGCACG ACCCTGGCCACGTCGGTGGCCCAGCTGTACCAGGCCTTGCCCCCCAACAGCCAGGTCTGGGGCAAGCAGGGCTGCGGGGTCCTGTGCCTGGTGAAGGACAATCCCCGGCGCTCCTACTTCATCCGCCTCTTCGACCTCAAG GAGAGGAGGCTGACATGGGAGCTGGAGCTCTCCAGCCAGCTGGTCTATTCCGCCGTCACCCCCTATTTCCACACCTTCCCCGGGGAC GAATGCCAGGCCGGGCTGAACTTTGCGGACGAGGCTGAGGCCCGCGACTTCTACGCGCTGGTGGAGGAGAAGGTCCAGAAGCGACAGCAGAGGATGG agaaacggcagctccccccgccaCCTCCCCCGGTCAATGAAG AGCGACGGGCATCGACGCTGCCCCGATCCCCGATGCCCGGGGGAGACATGAATG GTCCCAGCAAACAGCCGAATTCCCCCTCCGGCTCCTTGAACCTGGTGACGATGGACATCCAGAACCCGGACATCACCTCATCCCGGTACCGGGGGCTGCCGGTGCCCACGGCCGCCGAGAAGAAGAAGGGCAAGAAAAAGATCTCCAAGGCCGACATCGGCGCCCCAAGCGGATTCAA GCATGTCACCCACGTCGGATGGGACCCCAACACCGGCTTTGAC ATGAATAACCTGGACCCCGACCTGAAGACGCTCTTCTCCCAGGCCGGGATCAGCGAGGCGCAGCTGACCGACGCCGAGACCTCCAAACTCATCTACGATTTCATCGAAGGCCAGGGCGGGCTGGAGGCTGTGAAGGAGGAGCTGAGACGCCAGG gcccagcaccacccccgccccccatgacCCGGTCcgggcccctccctcccccacccccttcctcagcGAGGGGCAGGTCTGGCCCATTGCCCCCGATCCCAggcggccccccacccccctcatctATGCCAAATAGGGGGCCTCTTCCCTCCCAGCCTCCCAGGGGGCATCAGCCCCCACCTCGTGGgccccttccctctgcctcccGGTCTGGTCCGCCCCCCCCTCCGCCTGCTGCTggggcagcacccccacccccacctcctccacccccccctccgcccccagtcTCTTCAGGgccttgtccccctcccccacttccttcaggggggggcagctccccaggGGGCCAGCCCGCTCCCCCCCCAAAGGGGCGTGGGGCCCTGCTGGACCAGATCCGCCAAGGCATCCAGCTCAACAAG ACCCCCGAGATGCTGGACTCCCCGCCGCCCCCGCAGAGCTCCGAGGGCCTGGTGGGGGCGCTCATGCACGTCATGCAGAAGCGGAGCAAAGTGATTCACTCCTCGG ACGAAGGCGAGGACAACGGCGGGGACGAGGAGGACGATGACGAATGGGACGACTGA
- the LOC123357059 gene encoding histone-lysine N-methyltransferase SUV39H1-like isoform X3: protein MAENLKGCAVCCKSSWSQLQDLCRLERVRCPSLGITRRNLSHFEVEFLCDYKRVREEEFYLVKWRGYPESENTWEPRKNLRCVGLLKQFHKDLEQAWIRRDGKPKKNARWLDQGVANYVVQKAKQRRALWRWERQLNAKRNHKGRIVVENEVDLDGPPRDFVYINEYKVGEGISLTQVAVGCECRDCLAEAAGGCCCPGASRHKFAYNELGQVRIRAGLPIYECNARCRCGAECSNRVVQRGIRYDLCIFRTANGRGWGVRTLEKIRKNSFVMEYVGEIITSEEAERRGQIYDRQGATYLFDLDYVEDVYTVDAAYYGNISHFVNHSCDPNLQVYNVFIDNLDERLPRIALFATRHIRAGEELTFDYNMQVDPVDAESTRMDSNLGRAGGLAGSPKKRVRIECKCGAESCRKYLF from the exons atggcggAAAATTTAAAAG GCTGTGCCGTGTGCTGCAAGTCCTCATGGTCCCAGCTGCAGGACCTGTGCCGGCTGGAGAGGGTTCGCTGCCCCTCGCTGGGCATCACCCGCAGGAACCTCAGCCACTTCGAGGTGGAGTTCCTGTGTGACTACAAGAGAGTGCGG GAGGAGGAGTTCTACCTGGTGAAGTGGCGCGGCTACCCGGAGTCGGAGAACACCTGGGAGCCGCGGAAGAACCTGCGCTGCGTGGGCCTGCTGAAGCAGTTCCACAAGGACCTGGAGCAGGCCTGGATCCGGCGGGACGGCAAGCCCAAGAAAAACGCCCGCTGGCTGGACCAGGGCGTGGCGAACTACGTGGTGCAGAAAGCCAAGCAGCGGCGGGCCCTGTGGCGCTGGGAGCGCCAGCTGAACGCCAAGCGCAACCACAAGGGGCGCATCGTGGTGGAGAATGAGGTGGATCTCGATGGGCCACCCCGGGACTTTGTCTACATCAATgaatacaaggtgggtgagggcaTCTCCCTCACCCAGGTGGCGGTGGGCTGCGAGTGCCGTGACTGCCTGGCGGAGGCGgctggcggctgctgctgccccgGCGCCTCCCGCCACAAGTTCGCCTACAACGAGCTGGGCCAGGTGCGCATCCGGGCGGGGCTGCCCATCTACGAGTGCAACGCCCGCTGCCGCTGCGGGGCCGAGTGCTCCAACCGCGTGGTGCAGCGGGGCATCCGCTACGATCTGTGCATCTTCCGGACCGCCAACGGGCGCGGCTGGGGCGTGCGCACCCTGGAGAAGATCCGCAAGAACAGCTTCGTCATGGAGTATGTGGGAGAG ATCATCACATCAGAAGAGGCGGAGCGACGAGGTCAGATCTACGACCGCCAGGGTGCTACCTACCTCTTTGATCTAGACTACGTGGAGGATGTTTACACAGTGGACGCTGCCTACTACGGCAACATCTCACACTTCGTAAATCACAGC tGCGACCCCAACCTGCAGGTGTACAACGTGTTCATCGACAACCTGGATGAGCGGCTGCCGCGCATCGCCCTCTTCGCCACGCGGCACATCCGGGCCGGGGAGGAGCTCACCTTCGACTACAACATGCAGG TGGACCCGGTGGACGCCGAGAGCACACGGATGGACTCCAACCTGGGCCGGGCCGGCGGCCTGGCCGGCTCCCCCAAGAAGCGGGTGCGGATCGAGTGTAAGTGCGGGGCCGAGTCCTGCCGGAAGTACCTCTTCTAG
- the LOC123357059 gene encoding histone-lysine N-methyltransferase SUV39H1-like isoform X2 encodes MAENLKGCAVCCKSSWSQLQDLCRLERVRCPSLGITRRNLSHFEVEFLCDYKRVREEEFYLVKWRGYPESENTWEPRKNLRCVGLLKQFHKDLEQAWIRRDGKPKKNARWLDQGVANYVVQKAKQRRALWRWERQLNAKRNHKGRIVVENEVDLDGPPRDFVYINEYKVGEGISLTQVAVGCECRDCLAEAAGGCCCPGASRHKFAYNELGQVRIRAGLPIYECNARCRCGAECSNRVVQRGIRYDLCIFRTANGRGWGVRTLEKIRKNSFVMEYVGEIITSEEAERRGQIYDRQGATYLFDLDYVEDVYTVDAAYYGNISHFVNHSCDPNLQVYNVFIDNLDERLPRIALFATRHIRAGEELTFDYNMQGECPPGGAWPHCLGEPWGGILPLMPSLLPRSGPGGRREHTDGLQPGPGRRPGRLPQEAGADRV; translated from the exons atggcggAAAATTTAAAAG GCTGTGCCGTGTGCTGCAAGTCCTCATGGTCCCAGCTGCAGGACCTGTGCCGGCTGGAGAGGGTTCGCTGCCCCTCGCTGGGCATCACCCGCAGGAACCTCAGCCACTTCGAGGTGGAGTTCCTGTGTGACTACAAGAGAGTGCGG GAGGAGGAGTTCTACCTGGTGAAGTGGCGCGGCTACCCGGAGTCGGAGAACACCTGGGAGCCGCGGAAGAACCTGCGCTGCGTGGGCCTGCTGAAGCAGTTCCACAAGGACCTGGAGCAGGCCTGGATCCGGCGGGACGGCAAGCCCAAGAAAAACGCCCGCTGGCTGGACCAGGGCGTGGCGAACTACGTGGTGCAGAAAGCCAAGCAGCGGCGGGCCCTGTGGCGCTGGGAGCGCCAGCTGAACGCCAAGCGCAACCACAAGGGGCGCATCGTGGTGGAGAATGAGGTGGATCTCGATGGGCCACCCCGGGACTTTGTCTACATCAATgaatacaaggtgggtgagggcaTCTCCCTCACCCAGGTGGCGGTGGGCTGCGAGTGCCGTGACTGCCTGGCGGAGGCGgctggcggctgctgctgccccgGCGCCTCCCGCCACAAGTTCGCCTACAACGAGCTGGGCCAGGTGCGCATCCGGGCGGGGCTGCCCATCTACGAGTGCAACGCCCGCTGCCGCTGCGGGGCCGAGTGCTCCAACCGCGTGGTGCAGCGGGGCATCCGCTACGATCTGTGCATCTTCCGGACCGCCAACGGGCGCGGCTGGGGCGTGCGCACCCTGGAGAAGATCCGCAAGAACAGCTTCGTCATGGAGTATGTGGGAGAG ATCATCACATCAGAAGAGGCGGAGCGACGAGGTCAGATCTACGACCGCCAGGGTGCTACCTACCTCTTTGATCTAGACTACGTGGAGGATGTTTACACAGTGGACGCTGCCTACTACGGCAACATCTCACACTTCGTAAATCACAGC tGCGACCCCAACCTGCAGGTGTACAACGTGTTCATCGACAACCTGGATGAGCGGCTGCCGCGCATCGCCCTCTTCGCCACGCGGCACATCCGGGCCGGGGAGGAGCTCACCTTCGACTACAACATGCAGGGTGAGTGCCCGCCGGGGGGGGCCTGGCCCCACTGCttgggggagccctggggtgggatcCTCCCCCTgatgccttctctcctcccccgcaGTGGACCCGGTGGACGCCGAGAGCACACGGATGGACTCCAACCTGGGCCGGGCCGGCGGCCTGGCCGGCTCCCCCAAGAAGCGGGTGCGGATCGAGTGTAA
- the LOC123357059 gene encoding histone-lysine N-methyltransferase SUV39H1-like isoform X1: protein MLTPTPPMQGCAVCCKSSWSQLQDLCRLERVRCPSLGITRRNLSHFEVEFLCDYKRVREEEFYLVKWRGYPESENTWEPRKNLRCVGLLKQFHKDLEQAWIRRDGKPKKNARWLDQGVANYVVQKAKQRRALWRWERQLNAKRNHKGRIVVENEVDLDGPPRDFVYINEYKVGEGISLTQVAVGCECRDCLAEAAGGCCCPGASRHKFAYNELGQVRIRAGLPIYECNARCRCGAECSNRVVQRGIRYDLCIFRTANGRGWGVRTLEKIRKNSFVMEYVGEIITSEEAERRGQIYDRQGATYLFDLDYVEDVYTVDAAYYGNISHFVNHSCDPNLQVYNVFIDNLDERLPRIALFATRHIRAGEELTFDYNMQGECPPGGAWPHCLGEPWGGILPLMPSLLPRSGPGGRREHTDGLQPGPGRRPGRLPQEAGADRV, encoded by the exons ATGCTCACGCCAACCCCCCCGATGCAGG GCTGTGCCGTGTGCTGCAAGTCCTCATGGTCCCAGCTGCAGGACCTGTGCCGGCTGGAGAGGGTTCGCTGCCCCTCGCTGGGCATCACCCGCAGGAACCTCAGCCACTTCGAGGTGGAGTTCCTGTGTGACTACAAGAGAGTGCGG GAGGAGGAGTTCTACCTGGTGAAGTGGCGCGGCTACCCGGAGTCGGAGAACACCTGGGAGCCGCGGAAGAACCTGCGCTGCGTGGGCCTGCTGAAGCAGTTCCACAAGGACCTGGAGCAGGCCTGGATCCGGCGGGACGGCAAGCCCAAGAAAAACGCCCGCTGGCTGGACCAGGGCGTGGCGAACTACGTGGTGCAGAAAGCCAAGCAGCGGCGGGCCCTGTGGCGCTGGGAGCGCCAGCTGAACGCCAAGCGCAACCACAAGGGGCGCATCGTGGTGGAGAATGAGGTGGATCTCGATGGGCCACCCCGGGACTTTGTCTACATCAATgaatacaaggtgggtgagggcaTCTCCCTCACCCAGGTGGCGGTGGGCTGCGAGTGCCGTGACTGCCTGGCGGAGGCGgctggcggctgctgctgccccgGCGCCTCCCGCCACAAGTTCGCCTACAACGAGCTGGGCCAGGTGCGCATCCGGGCGGGGCTGCCCATCTACGAGTGCAACGCCCGCTGCCGCTGCGGGGCCGAGTGCTCCAACCGCGTGGTGCAGCGGGGCATCCGCTACGATCTGTGCATCTTCCGGACCGCCAACGGGCGCGGCTGGGGCGTGCGCACCCTGGAGAAGATCCGCAAGAACAGCTTCGTCATGGAGTATGTGGGAGAG ATCATCACATCAGAAGAGGCGGAGCGACGAGGTCAGATCTACGACCGCCAGGGTGCTACCTACCTCTTTGATCTAGACTACGTGGAGGATGTTTACACAGTGGACGCTGCCTACTACGGCAACATCTCACACTTCGTAAATCACAGC tGCGACCCCAACCTGCAGGTGTACAACGTGTTCATCGACAACCTGGATGAGCGGCTGCCGCGCATCGCCCTCTTCGCCACGCGGCACATCCGGGCCGGGGAGGAGCTCACCTTCGACTACAACATGCAGGGTGAGTGCCCGCCGGGGGGGGCCTGGCCCCACTGCttgggggagccctggggtgggatcCTCCCCCTgatgccttctctcctcccccgcaGTGGACCCGGTGGACGCCGAGAGCACACGGATGGACTCCAACCTGGGCCGGGCCGGCGGCCTGGCCGGCTCCCCCAAGAAGCGGGTGCGGATCGAGTGTAA
- the LOC123357056 gene encoding WD repeat-containing protein 13 isoform X3 — protein sequence MAAVWQQVLAVDARYNAYRTPGSPQFRTQYIRRRSQLLRENAKAGHDPGARKLYLRLRAQLLAQRYGPLSEQSSFRAYSNSIVRSSRTTLDRMEDFEDDARALGARGHRRSVSRGSYQLQAQMNRAAYDERPPGSVVPTSVAEASRAMAGDTTLSENYAFAGMYHVFDQHVDEAVPKVQFANDDKHLLACCSLDGTISVCQLAPAPPAVLRVLRGHSRGVSDFAWSLSNDVLVSTSLDGTMRIWAAGEGKCIRQIPDPDGAELLCCVFQPMNNNLTVVGNGKHNLHVVNISTGKKVKGGSSKLTGRVLALSFDAPGRLLWAGDDRGSVFSFLFDMATGKLTKAKRLVVQEGSSITSISARSWVSREARDPSLLINACLNKLLLYRVVDNEGTLQLKRSFQIQQGSHPVRSIFCPLMSFRQGACVVTGSEDMCVYFFDVERASRAIVNKLQGHSAAVLGVSFNCDESLLASSDAKGMVIVWRREQK from the exons ATGGCCGCAGTGTGGCAACAGGTGCTGGCAGTGGACGCGAG GTACAACGCCTACCGCACGCCCGGCTCCCCGCAGTTCCGCACCCAGTACATCCGGCGGCGCAGccagctgctgcgggagaacgCCAAGGCCGGGCACGACCCCGGCGCCCGCAAGCTGTACCTGCGGCTGCGCGCACAGCTCCTGGCGCAGCGCTACGGGCCCCTCTCCGAGCAGAGCAGCTTCCGCGCCTACAGCAACAGCATCGTCCGCAGCAGCCGCACCACCCTGGACCGCATGGAG GACTTTGAGGATGATGCCCGAGCGTTGGGGGCCCGTGGCCATCGCCGCTCCGTCAGCCGCGGCTCCTACCAGCTGCAGGCGCAGATGAACCGTGCGGCGTACGACGAGCG accccctgGCAGCGTGGTGCCCACGTCGGTGGCGGAGGCCAGCCGGGCCATGGCCGGGGACACGACGCTGAGCGAGAACTACGCCTTCGCCGGCATGTACCACGTCTTCGACCAGCACGTCGACGAGGccg tgcccaAGGTGCAGTTTGCCAACGACGACAAGCACCTGCTGGCCTGCTGCTCGCTGGACGGCACCATCTCGGTGTGCCAGCTGGCGCCCGCCCCGCCCGCCGTGCTGCGGGTGCTGCGGGGCCACAGCCGCGGCGTCTCCGACTTCGCCTGGTCCCTCTCCAACGACGTGCTGGTCTCCACCTCGCTGGACGGCACCATGCGCATCTGGGCCGCCGGCGAGGGCAAGTGCATCCGCCAGATCCCCGACCCCGACGGCGCCGAGCTGCTCTGCTGCGTCTTCCAGCCCATGAACAACAACCTCACCGTG GTGGGGAACGGGAAGCACAACCTGCACGTGGTGAACATCTCGACGGGGAAGAAGGTGAAGGGCGGGTCGAGCAAGCTGACGGGCCGGGTGCTGGCGCTCTCCTTCGACGCCCCCGGCCGCCTGCTCTGGGCCGGCGACGACCGCGGCAGCGTCTTCTCCTTCCTCTTCGACATGGCCACGG ggaaGCTGACCAAGGCCAAGcggctggtggtgcaggaggggagctcCATCACCAGCATCTCGGCCCGCTCCTGGGTCAGCCGGGAGGCCCGCGACCCCTCGCTGCTCATCAACGCCTGCCTCAACAAGCTGCTCCTGTAccg GGTGGTGGACAACGAGGGGACCCTGCAGCTGAAGAGGAGTTTCCAGATCCAGCAGGGCTCCCACCCCGTGCGCAGCATCTTCTGCCCCCTCATGTCCTTCCGCCAGGGGGCCTGCGTGG TGACAGGCAGCGAGGACATGTGCGTCTACTTCTTCGACGTGGAGCGCGCCAGCCGGGCCATCGTGAACAAGCTGCAGGGGCACAGCGCCGCCGTGCTGGGCGTCAGCTTCAACTGCGACGAGAGCCTGCTGGCCTCCAGCGACGCCAAGGGCATGGTCATCGTCTGGCGCCGCGAGCAGAAATAG
- the LOC123357056 gene encoding WD repeat-containing protein 13 isoform X1: MARKGRSLSASSRDPPAWRRFQLPLASSPEAPAGTGMAAVWQQVLAVDARYNAYRTPGSPQFRTQYIRRRSQLLRENAKAGHDPGARKLYLRLRAQLLAQRYGPLSEQSSFRAYSNSIVRSSRTTLDRMEDFEDDARALGARGHRRSVSRGSYQLQAQMNRAAYDERPPGSVVPTSVAEASRAMAGDTTLSENYAFAGMYHVFDQHVDEAVPKVQFANDDKHLLACCSLDGTISVCQLAPAPPAVLRVLRGHSRGVSDFAWSLSNDVLVSTSLDGTMRIWAAGEGKCIRQIPDPDGAELLCCVFQPMNNNLTVVGNGKHNLHVVNISTGKKVKGGSSKLTGRVLALSFDAPGRLLWAGDDRGSVFSFLFDMATGKLTKAKRLVVQEGSSITSISARSWVSREARDPSLLINACLNKLLLYRVVDNEGTLQLKRSFQIQQGSHPVRSIFCPLMSFRQGACVVTGSEDMCVYFFDVERASRAIVNKLQGHSAAVLGVSFNCDESLLASSDAKGMVIVWRREQK; encoded by the exons gctccccctgGCCAGCTCCCCCGAGGCACCGGCCGGGACTGGCATGGCCGCAGTGTGGCAACAGGTGCTGGCAGTGGACGCGAG GTACAACGCCTACCGCACGCCCGGCTCCCCGCAGTTCCGCACCCAGTACATCCGGCGGCGCAGccagctgctgcgggagaacgCCAAGGCCGGGCACGACCCCGGCGCCCGCAAGCTGTACCTGCGGCTGCGCGCACAGCTCCTGGCGCAGCGCTACGGGCCCCTCTCCGAGCAGAGCAGCTTCCGCGCCTACAGCAACAGCATCGTCCGCAGCAGCCGCACCACCCTGGACCGCATGGAG GACTTTGAGGATGATGCCCGAGCGTTGGGGGCCCGTGGCCATCGCCGCTCCGTCAGCCGCGGCTCCTACCAGCTGCAGGCGCAGATGAACCGTGCGGCGTACGACGAGCG accccctgGCAGCGTGGTGCCCACGTCGGTGGCGGAGGCCAGCCGGGCCATGGCCGGGGACACGACGCTGAGCGAGAACTACGCCTTCGCCGGCATGTACCACGTCTTCGACCAGCACGTCGACGAGGccg tgcccaAGGTGCAGTTTGCCAACGACGACAAGCACCTGCTGGCCTGCTGCTCGCTGGACGGCACCATCTCGGTGTGCCAGCTGGCGCCCGCCCCGCCCGCCGTGCTGCGGGTGCTGCGGGGCCACAGCCGCGGCGTCTCCGACTTCGCCTGGTCCCTCTCCAACGACGTGCTGGTCTCCACCTCGCTGGACGGCACCATGCGCATCTGGGCCGCCGGCGAGGGCAAGTGCATCCGCCAGATCCCCGACCCCGACGGCGCCGAGCTGCTCTGCTGCGTCTTCCAGCCCATGAACAACAACCTCACCGTG GTGGGGAACGGGAAGCACAACCTGCACGTGGTGAACATCTCGACGGGGAAGAAGGTGAAGGGCGGGTCGAGCAAGCTGACGGGCCGGGTGCTGGCGCTCTCCTTCGACGCCCCCGGCCGCCTGCTCTGGGCCGGCGACGACCGCGGCAGCGTCTTCTCCTTCCTCTTCGACATGGCCACGG ggaaGCTGACCAAGGCCAAGcggctggtggtgcaggaggggagctcCATCACCAGCATCTCGGCCCGCTCCTGGGTCAGCCGGGAGGCCCGCGACCCCTCGCTGCTCATCAACGCCTGCCTCAACAAGCTGCTCCTGTAccg GGTGGTGGACAACGAGGGGACCCTGCAGCTGAAGAGGAGTTTCCAGATCCAGCAGGGCTCCCACCCCGTGCGCAGCATCTTCTGCCCCCTCATGTCCTTCCGCCAGGGGGCCTGCGTGG TGACAGGCAGCGAGGACATGTGCGTCTACTTCTTCGACGTGGAGCGCGCCAGCCGGGCCATCGTGAACAAGCTGCAGGGGCACAGCGCCGCCGTGCTGGGCGTCAGCTTCAACTGCGACGAGAGCCTGCTGGCCTCCAGCGACGCCAAGGGCATGGTCATCGTCTGGCGCCGCGAGCAGAAATAG
- the LOC123357056 gene encoding WD repeat-containing protein 13 isoform X2: MLEPGDMGAAILKRRLPLASSPEAPAGTGMAAVWQQVLAVDARYNAYRTPGSPQFRTQYIRRRSQLLRENAKAGHDPGARKLYLRLRAQLLAQRYGPLSEQSSFRAYSNSIVRSSRTTLDRMEDFEDDARALGARGHRRSVSRGSYQLQAQMNRAAYDERPPGSVVPTSVAEASRAMAGDTTLSENYAFAGMYHVFDQHVDEAVPKVQFANDDKHLLACCSLDGTISVCQLAPAPPAVLRVLRGHSRGVSDFAWSLSNDVLVSTSLDGTMRIWAAGEGKCIRQIPDPDGAELLCCVFQPMNNNLTVVGNGKHNLHVVNISTGKKVKGGSSKLTGRVLALSFDAPGRLLWAGDDRGSVFSFLFDMATGKLTKAKRLVVQEGSSITSISARSWVSREARDPSLLINACLNKLLLYRVVDNEGTLQLKRSFQIQQGSHPVRSIFCPLMSFRQGACVVTGSEDMCVYFFDVERASRAIVNKLQGHSAAVLGVSFNCDESLLASSDAKGMVIVWRREQK, encoded by the exons gctccccctgGCCAGCTCCCCCGAGGCACCGGCCGGGACTGGCATGGCCGCAGTGTGGCAACAGGTGCTGGCAGTGGACGCGAG GTACAACGCCTACCGCACGCCCGGCTCCCCGCAGTTCCGCACCCAGTACATCCGGCGGCGCAGccagctgctgcgggagaacgCCAAGGCCGGGCACGACCCCGGCGCCCGCAAGCTGTACCTGCGGCTGCGCGCACAGCTCCTGGCGCAGCGCTACGGGCCCCTCTCCGAGCAGAGCAGCTTCCGCGCCTACAGCAACAGCATCGTCCGCAGCAGCCGCACCACCCTGGACCGCATGGAG GACTTTGAGGATGATGCCCGAGCGTTGGGGGCCCGTGGCCATCGCCGCTCCGTCAGCCGCGGCTCCTACCAGCTGCAGGCGCAGATGAACCGTGCGGCGTACGACGAGCG accccctgGCAGCGTGGTGCCCACGTCGGTGGCGGAGGCCAGCCGGGCCATGGCCGGGGACACGACGCTGAGCGAGAACTACGCCTTCGCCGGCATGTACCACGTCTTCGACCAGCACGTCGACGAGGccg tgcccaAGGTGCAGTTTGCCAACGACGACAAGCACCTGCTGGCCTGCTGCTCGCTGGACGGCACCATCTCGGTGTGCCAGCTGGCGCCCGCCCCGCCCGCCGTGCTGCGGGTGCTGCGGGGCCACAGCCGCGGCGTCTCCGACTTCGCCTGGTCCCTCTCCAACGACGTGCTGGTCTCCACCTCGCTGGACGGCACCATGCGCATCTGGGCCGCCGGCGAGGGCAAGTGCATCCGCCAGATCCCCGACCCCGACGGCGCCGAGCTGCTCTGCTGCGTCTTCCAGCCCATGAACAACAACCTCACCGTG GTGGGGAACGGGAAGCACAACCTGCACGTGGTGAACATCTCGACGGGGAAGAAGGTGAAGGGCGGGTCGAGCAAGCTGACGGGCCGGGTGCTGGCGCTCTCCTTCGACGCCCCCGGCCGCCTGCTCTGGGCCGGCGACGACCGCGGCAGCGTCTTCTCCTTCCTCTTCGACATGGCCACGG ggaaGCTGACCAAGGCCAAGcggctggtggtgcaggaggggagctcCATCACCAGCATCTCGGCCCGCTCCTGGGTCAGCCGGGAGGCCCGCGACCCCTCGCTGCTCATCAACGCCTGCCTCAACAAGCTGCTCCTGTAccg GGTGGTGGACAACGAGGGGACCCTGCAGCTGAAGAGGAGTTTCCAGATCCAGCAGGGCTCCCACCCCGTGCGCAGCATCTTCTGCCCCCTCATGTCCTTCCGCCAGGGGGCCTGCGTGG TGACAGGCAGCGAGGACATGTGCGTCTACTTCTTCGACGTGGAGCGCGCCAGCCGGGCCATCGTGAACAAGCTGCAGGGGCACAGCGCCGCCGTGCTGGGCGTCAGCTTCAACTGCGACGAGAGCCTGCTGGCCTCCAGCGACGCCAAGGGCATGGTCATCGTCTGGCGCCGCGAGCAGAAATAG